GATTTATAGTTTTTCTTCCATTCCTCAAACTTGGAATAGAATTTCTGATTGACTATTATATAGGATTCCTCAATATCGGGTATTGCTTCTATTTTTTCCAAAATATACTCCACCACCGGGCTTCCGCTTACATCCAATAGGGGCTTCGGCGTTGACTGCGTAAGCGGATACAACCGAGTCCCATAACCGGCAGCAAGAATTAAAGCTTTCACTATATTTACTCCATTTGTATATTGTTAGTTGGACAAACCTTCTTTTAAACTCAAAATAGATTTAATCTCTGTCGGGTCTACGTCGTTTAGAATAGCAAGATAAAAAGAAACATAGTCACCGATGTATACAAGAGAAAGAATGCGCGAAAGTAAATTATTTCCCCTTGACTGCACTTCCAGTATTTGACTTGCTTTGTCTTTAAGAATAGCCAAGGTTATATTTATTCTTTTTTGCATTCTTTCCGGTTCTCCCTTGTCTCTTAAAAGAATCAAAGAGAATTTCCCTAACAACTCTTTGCCACCTTCCCATCCCATTATTTCATTGTGATTAAGTTCGGAGAAAAGCTCACAGTAAACAGGACTTTTGCTGTTTTCGTTTATCTGCGTTTTCCATCTCACACCCACACCTTCAAAATAATCGGAAGTGGTATAAACCAACGGAATAGTCTGATATATTGCCTCTGCTAATTTTTTGGATATATTTTTATCCTTTGGGATGTCAATGCCTATTTCTTCCCTTAAATCTTTTAACGTCTGGATAGCTTCGGAAAACTCGCTGTCTTCAATATCGACAAATCCTAACATTTTTATAACCAAAAGTTGCGGGAAAAACAGGTAACCCAAAGCCGCTCTTGGAGAAATCCCAACTTCCGGCACCGGTATACAAACAAAACCATCCTGTTTTGCTAATGCTGTAAGCTCTCCGCCAGAACTTATGACTATTATTTTACTTTTTGCTTCCTTCGCTATCTTATAAGCGCTTAATGTTTCTTCCGTATTGCCTGAATAACTTACACAGATAAGCAATGTATCTTCACCGACCCATTGCGGGAGAGTATAGCTTCTATTTACCATTAACGGTAAATTGATTTTATCCCTTAGAAAGTTTTTCAGTAAATCACCTCCGACACTTGAGCCGCCAAGCCCTGAAACGATAATATTTTTTACATTTTTATATTCCGGGGGAATATTTACGTTTTTCATTAACTCAATCATTTTCTCCCCCTGATAGGGAAATTCATGGAGAAGTTTTCTCATATTGAATTTATCAAATGTCTCTATTGTTTTTGTATCATCTACGTTGTTCATATTTCTCCTTCCTTGTATCTATTGTTATGATTTTTTATATAAGAGCTTCAACGACTCTTTCACAGATTTTAAATAATTGACAACTTTTTCGGTGGAATCAAACGACATAGCTTTCTCGGCAATCTTTCTTGCTTCTTCTATGCTAACAGAACGAATTATCTGCTTTACCTCAGGAATGGCAACCGGTCCCATAGAAAGCTCGTCGACTCCTAAACCCAAAAGCATTAAAGTTAAATTTATATCTCCGGCTATTTCGCCACATACTGCTATTTTTATCCCTTTACGATGACCGCAATCTATTATATGTTTTATAAACCGCAAAACTGCAGGTGAAGCGGGTTGATATAAATAAGCTATCTTTTCATTTATCCTGTCTACCGCCATAGCATATTGAATAAGGTCATTTGTTCCTATAGAAAAAAAATTCACTTCTCCTGCAAGTAAATCGGCAGTTATTGCGGCCGAAGGTGTTTCTATCATTGCTCCAACTTTTATATCTTTGGAAAATTCTTTTTTATCTTTTTTGAGTTCTCTTTTTACTTCTTCCAAAATTTTATTTGCTTGCCTTAACTCCTGGAGCGCGGAAATCAATGGATACATAATAGAAACTTTTCCATACATAGAAGCTCTAAGAATCGCTCGCAGTTGTGTTTTGAATATATCCGGTCTGGCTAAACAGAATCTTATTGCCCTCCATCCTAAGAAAGGATTGATTTCTTTCGGCGTTTCTAATATGGAAGCGAATTTATCTCCGCCCAAGTCCAGAGTTCTTATTACCACGGGAAGGGGATAAATTCTTTCGGCTACATATTTATATGCCTGGAATTGTTCTTCTTCCGAAGGTATATCCCCCCGGTTAAGGAAGAAAAATTCCGTTCTATACAGGCCGACGCCCTCTGATCCGTATCTTTCCAGCAGGTCTACTTCTTTGGGCATTTCAATATTAGCCATTAACGAAATTCTATGTCCGTCAGTTGTTTGAGCAGGGGCTTTTTTTAGTTTATTTAATTTCTTTTCTAAAACAGCCAATAGTTTTCTTTTCTTAAGATAGCGCGCCAAAGTGCTTTTCTGAGGATTGGTAACTATAACTCCCTCATGACCGTCAATAATAATATTTTTTCCATTTTCTACCTTTTGAGTGATATCTCCCAATCCAACCACAGCCGGGATAGTTAGAGAACGGGCCATAATAGCAGTGTGAGATGTCCTGCCGCCAACATCTGTGGCAAACCCCAACACGTTTTCCTTGTCCATCTGCGCTGTTTCCGAGGGGGAAAGATCGTGAGCAATAATGATAACTTTATCATTTAAATTCGCCAAAGTTTTTTCTTTTTTCCCTAAAAGATTTTTTAGAATTCTTCTTCCGACATCTTTGAAATCTTGCGCTCTTTCTCTAAGATAATTATCTGCAATGTTAGAAAAAGTTTTTCCGATTTTTTCCAAAACTTGCGCAACTGCATACTCTGCATTTATATTATTTTCTTCTATGATTTTTATAGTTTTTTCTCTTAATGTGGGATCATCTAATATTAAAAGATGCGCTGAGAAAATATCGGGATAGGATTCCCTCAATTCTGTTTCTACTTTTTTCTGTATCCCCGCTAATTCTTTTCGCGTTAGAGCTAACGCGTCCATATACCGTTTGATTTCTAAAGTAATTTCTTTCTGGGAAATTTTATACTTTGGAATTGCAAGAGCCTCTGATTTTAAAACAAACGCCTTGCCTGCTACTATGCCGGGGGAAGCGGGAACACCTTTTATAAGCATTATTCTTCCTCTTCTTGTGAAAGGAAATCTTCTATTGTCTTTAAAGCGTCATTTTCGTCTTTGCCGTTGACTACAATTTTTACTGATGAACCATACTCCAAAGCTAACGACAATATTTCAAGTATGCTTTTACCGTTGGCTTTTTCTCCGTCCTTTTCTAAAAAAATTTCAGAACTAAAGTTAGCCGTCAATCTAATAAATTTACCGGCAGGTCGGGCGTGCATCCCCCATTTATGTTTAATCTTTAAGTTTTTTTCTATCATTATTCTTTACCTACCATTTTGTTATCGATTTTTTGCCAATTTTTTCCAACTTTGAAGCCAAATCGCCAATGTTAAATGCGGAATTACGATATGTTGCCAATGTGAAAATCATCGGTAAATTCATCCCTGTTACCACTCTTACGGGATATTCTTTACGCATATTTATACACATTGAAGATGCGCTACTCCCAAAAACATCAGTAAGAACCAGAACACCATCTTTGGATGAAACCTTTTCAACTGCTTTGTCCAATCTCTCTCGCAAATTTGCCGGTTCTTCTTCCTGTCGAGTAGTAACTACCACAACTCCCTTTTTAATGTCGCCTATAATCTTTCTGGCTGTCGAAATAAGTCCTTTCGGAAAATTTCCATGCCCGGTAATTACTATACCTATCATGTTATCCTTCTTGTAGACGGTTTATCACGTACAAAAAGAAGTTTCTTTTATAAACTCCCCTAACGCAAAACACATGGAAAATCGGAACTATGTTGCGATTAGAATTCTCTTCTGTATTCTTCTTTTTGCATAATTTTCGTTGCTGTTTCCAACATCTGTAATGCTTCCGAAATGGGAATACCCCAGAAATTTCTGCCTATGATTCTGCCTTCCCCGCCTGCATCCATTATAATTTTCGTGGACTCGGTTACTGCTTTTGAGGCATCGCCTTTTACCTTAGAACCGCCCGAGAAAATGACTAAAGTCCTTTCACCAGCGCCAATCACTATCTTTGTTCTTTCCACATGCTGTTGATAAGTCAACAAAGAATCATAATTTGGTTTTTCGCCTTTAGCTTTCATTTCTTTCTCATATTCAAACAGTGTTTCTTTTTTGGGTTCTAGTTCCAGATATTTGCCTGCTTCAGGAATTTTTTTCATGTATTCCTTCGTTATAAAGTTGTCGTATGCTTCTCTCTTGCTAGGGTCTACAACACTTGGGAATTTGGTTTTCACTATATCCGCTCCGAGAGATTCTGCGGAGGATACGGCATAATGACACCACAAAAGACTATTTGCCTGTGTCGTATCAGGAAGCGGTCCGCGAGGATAACTCCACAACACAAGAGGAAGGCCAAACCTATGAGCTTCATCTCTTACTTCTGCTACCCGTTCAACATCATTTCCTATATCTTCGGAACCAAGATAAAAAGTTAAACCCACTGCTGTTGCGCCTAATTTAACTGCATCTTCAACCGAACCAAACATCGTGTGGCGCGGATAGTTTAAATCATTTGCTTTTCCTGTATAGAAATGTCCGTCTAACTTTACCATTAGAGGAACGTGAGGAGCTATATCGTGTTGGTATTTTTGCGCCTGTCCTATAGACAAAACCAGCGAAGAAAAATTGCCCTTATTAGCCAATTCAATTACGGCTTCGGGTCTTGCTGAACGCTCCCACTTAAACTCGTGACCTGGTCCATGTTCTACCAGTTGGTCAAAGGGAAGCCCAAGAAAGGTTCCATAGCCGGGACCATTCTGATAAAACATCCTGTGAATTTTCTCTGCTCTGCTTCTATCAATCGCCGCTTTTGATATAAAAGTTCTCAAAGTCGGCCTATTTTGTAATATGTTTGACATCTGTTAATCCTCTTTGTTTATTACTAAACCACTTGGTGTTCAGGTCTGTGAACCCACTGTAGTTCATAGTTGTTTTTTAAATTGAACAATACGGCTGAAACTTTCGCTATTTAAAGCCGCGCCGCCAACCAATGCTCCGTCAATATTTTCCTGACTCATCAAAATATCTACATTGTCGGGCTTCACACTGCCACCGTAAAGAATAGAAATGCTATCGCTCACTACAGAAGAGTAAATTTTAGAAAGTTGGGTTCTTATTACAAGATGCATTCCATCCGCCACATCGGGAGTAGCTGTTTTACCTGTGCCTATAGCCCATACAGGTTCATACGCTATGATTATTTTCAACATATCTTCTTGTGAAATTCCTACTAAACCATTAGTAATTTGATTTATAACTGTATCTTCAGCAACACCCTTTTCTCTTTCCTCCAGCGTTTCCCCGACACAAACTATCGGCGTAAGACCAATGCTTAGGGCAAGTTTTATTTTCTTATTTATTAACTCATCGGTTTCGTGAAAATATTTCCTTCTTTCAGAATGACCTATAATCACAAATTCACATCCGACGTCTTTTATCATAACAGGAGAAATTTCTCCGGTATATGCTCCTTCTTTTTCGGGATAAATATTCTGAGATCCAAGCTTTATGGGGCTATCTTTGATTACTTCGTGCACACTTAAAAGCGAGGTATAAGTGGGGCATAGAATAACTTCTACATCCTGCACAAGAGCAAGACTCTTTTTTAAATTTTCAGCTAATTGGACCGCCTCTTGCGTCGTTTTATACATCTTCCAATTACCTGCAATAATATTTTTTCTCATTGAACTTTATCCTTTTTTTCTCTATCTTCTATTACTTTATAGATATCTTCTGAGGTTTTAGCCTTAGTTAAACTGTCCCTGAAAATCTTATCTTTTAAAAAGCGAGATAATCGCGCTAAAACTTTAAGGTGCAACTGACCATGTTCCGGAGAACTCACAAGCAAGAAAAATAAATGGACAGGCTTGCCATCAATTGAATCAAACTCTATTCCTTTTTTAGAATAACCAATTGCCAGCATTACACTTTCAGCAACAGGGCATTTGCCGTGAGGAATGGCAACGCCATATCCTATACCCGTAGAGCCAATTGATTCCCTTGCCGATAAAACCTTAACAATTTCACACTTATCTTTTTCCTGTATTTCGTTTGAAGTCAGCAAAAGTTCC
The bacterium DNA segment above includes these coding regions:
- a CDS encoding PTS sugar transporter subunit IIA, which translates into the protein MIGIVITGHGNFPKGLISTARKIIGDIKKGVVVVTTRQEEEPANLRERLDKAVEKVSSKDGVLVLTDVFGSSASSMCINMRKEYPVRVVTGMNLPMIFTLATYRNSAFNIGDLASKLEKIGKKSITKW
- a CDS encoding bifunctional phosphoglucose/phosphomannose isomerase, with amino-acid sequence MNNVDDTKTIETFDKFNMRKLLHEFPYQGEKMIELMKNVNIPPEYKNVKNIIVSGLGGSSVGGDLLKNFLRDKINLPLMVNRSYTLPQWVGEDTLLICVSYSGNTEETLSAYKIAKEAKSKIIVISSGGELTALAKQDGFVCIPVPEVGISPRAALGYLFFPQLLVIKMLGFVDIEDSEFSEAIQTLKDLREEIGIDIPKDKNISKKLAEAIYQTIPLVYTTSDYFEGVGVRWKTQINENSKSPVYCELFSELNHNEIMGWEGGKELLGKFSLILLRDKGEPERMQKRINITLAILKDKASQILEVQSRGNNLLSRILSLVYIGDYVSFYLAILNDVDPTEIKSILSLKEGLSN
- a CDS encoding HPr family phosphocarrier protein, giving the protein MIEKNLKIKHKWGMHARPAGKFIRLTANFSSEIFLEKDGEKANGKSILEILSLALEYGSSVKIVVNGKDENDALKTIEDFLSQEEEE
- a CDS encoding triose-phosphate isomerase codes for the protein MRKNIIAGNWKMYKTTQEAVQLAENLKKSLALVQDVEVILCPTYTSLLSVHEVIKDSPIKLGSQNIYPEKEGAYTGEISPVMIKDVGCEFVIIGHSERRKYFHETDELINKKIKLALSIGLTPIVCVGETLEEREKGVAEDTVINQITNGLVGISQEDMLKIIIAYEPVWAIGTGKTATPDVADGMHLVIRTQLSKIYSSVVSDSISILYGGSVKPDNVDILMSQENIDGALVGGAALNSESFSRIVQFKKQL
- the ptsP gene encoding phosphoenolpyruvate--protein phosphotransferase, whose amino-acid sequence is MLIKGVPASPGIVAGKAFVLKSEALAIPKYKISQKEITLEIKRYMDALALTRKELAGIQKKVETELRESYPDIFSAHLLILDDPTLREKTIKIIEENNINAEYAVAQVLEKIGKTFSNIADNYLRERAQDFKDVGRRILKNLLGKKEKTLANLNDKVIIIAHDLSPSETAQMDKENVLGFATDVGGRTSHTAIMARSLTIPAVVGLGDITQKVENGKNIIIDGHEGVIVTNPQKSTLARYLKKRKLLAVLEKKLNKLKKAPAQTTDGHRISLMANIEMPKEVDLLERYGSEGVGLYRTEFFFLNRGDIPSEEEQFQAYKYVAERIYPLPVVIRTLDLGGDKFASILETPKEINPFLGWRAIRFCLARPDIFKTQLRAILRASMYGKVSIMYPLISALQELRQANKILEEVKRELKKDKKEFSKDIKVGAMIETPSAAITADLLAGEVNFFSIGTNDLIQYAMAVDRINEKIAYLYQPASPAVLRFIKHIIDCGHRKGIKIAVCGEIAGDINLTLMLLGLGVDELSMGPVAIPEVKQIIRSVSIEEARKIAEKAMSFDSTEKVVNYLKSVKESLKLLYKKS
- a CDS encoding PTS sugar transporter subunit IIA translates to MIIKDHLNIKAISVNLKADTKEKALQELTELLLTSNEIQEKDKCEIVKVLSARESIGSTGIGYGVAIPHGKCPVAESVMLAIGYSKKGIEFDSIDGKPVHLFFLLVSSPEHGQLHLKVLARLSRFLKDKIFRDSLTKAKTSEDIYKVIEDREKKDKVQ